TCCGTCCCGGTCCATGACGGCGGAGTGTACTGCACTATAGCCGGGGATACCGTGGAAAACATGCTGCGCCATTGCGCGGAAAACGCCTCCTATATCCTGGCCGTGGGCTCGTGCGCGTACTTCGGCTCCATCCAGGCCGCGCGCCCCAACCCTACCGGGGCCGTGGGCATCCGGGACATCCTGACGGACCGCACGGTCATCAACGTGCCCGGCTGCCCGCCCATCGGGGACGTGATTACGGCCGTCATCATGTACATCCTTACGTTTGACCGCGCCCCGGAATGCGACCAGGAGTCTCGCCCGCTGATGGCGTACGGCACCCGCATCCACAATAATTGCCCGCGCCGCGCCCATTTCGACGCCGGACAGTTCGTCAACGTGTTTGACGACGAGAACGCGCGGGAATGCTTCTGCCTGTACAAGGTGGGCTGCAAGGGCCCGGACACGTTCTCCCCCTGCCCCATCGTCAAATGGAACGGCGGCGTCAGCTTCCCCATCCAGTCCGGCCACCCGTGCATCGGCTGTACGGAGCTGCACTTCTTTGACCGCATGACTCCGTTCTACAAGACGCTGCCGAACGTGAACGGCTTCGGCGTGGAAGCCTCCGCCAACGTCATCGGGGCTGTGGGCGTAGCCGGCGCCGGCGCGGCCATCGCCGCCCATGCCGTAGGCTCCGTCATCCATTACAAGAAGCAGCACATGAAGGAGGAAGCGAACGTCTCCCTGCCCGCCTTCGGGGACGCTCCCGGCTCGCCCGACAAGGAAACTGAAGAATAGCCAGAAGCCCCTTACCACCAGATTACCATGAGCAATTACACATCAGCGGACGTTCCGGAATCCAGCCGGGTGGTCATTGACCCGGTGACGCGCATTGAAGGCCACCTGCGGGTGGAAATGGAGGCCGGGGACGGCGTCATCAAAAACGCCTGGACGTCCACCACGCAGTACCGCGGCATTGAGGTGATCGCCTGCAAGCGGGATCCCCGTGACGTCTGGGCTTTCGTGGAACGCATCTGCGGCGTCTGCACGGGCACGCACGCCATCGCGGCCCTGGCCGCGGTGGAAGACGCGCTCCAGTACCCGGTGCCCGTCCAGGCCCGCCTCATGCGCGACCTGGTCAGCGGGGCCCTGGGCATCCAGGACCACGTCATCCATTTTTACCAGCTCCAGGCCATGGACTGGGTGGACGTGATGTCCGCCCTGAAGGCGGACCCCGCGGAAACCGCCGCCATCGCCAAATCCCTTTCCGACTGGCCCCTGTCCTCCGCCGCGTATTTCGCCGGAGTGCAGAAAAAGCTGAAGGACTCCATCGCCTACGGGCAGT
The genomic region above belongs to Akkermansia massiliensis and contains:
- a CDS encoding hydrogenase small subunit, which encodes MKRTQQPSMQEAEQASLNHEILTTWRPGETLGEHMERRGVSRREFNKWCLKMIALMGVATVTGGVSNAQEIADKMAALKRPVVIWLQLQECTGCLESTIRSYNEEIGDMVLSAVSMPYVELLMAPSGDAANAALEEAIKEPHILVINGSVPVHDGGVYCTIAGDTVENMLRHCAENASYILAVGSCAYFGSIQAARPNPTGAVGIRDILTDRTVINVPGCPPIGDVITAVIMYILTFDRAPECDQESRPLMAYGTRIHNNCPRRAHFDAGQFVNVFDDENARECFCLYKVGCKGPDTFSPCPIVKWNGGVSFPIQSGHPCIGCTELHFFDRMTPFYKTLPNVNGFGVEASANVIGAVGVAGAGAAIAAHAVGSVIHYKKQHMKEEANVSLPAFGDAPGSPDKETEE